The following DNA comes from Apium graveolens cultivar Ventura unplaced genomic scaffold, ASM990537v1 ctg4875, whole genome shotgun sequence.
AACAACCGGAGCATGGAACCCTAAACAACCCAACAAACCTCGCTTGTACGGCAACAATGTCTTCTTCCTCATCTCCTCCGCAGCCGCACGGTTTGCCGTGTAATGCCACTCATGCGCCGACACTCTTCGTCTGCTCGATACAgatcctccactttccattgaCCTAAAACTCGAATTTTTCACGTCGTCTTTGTATCTTTTTCGAATCATTCCGTATTTTTCCTTGTGCCCCTCCGAAATGCTACGAAATAGTAATAAATCTTTTAGTTTCAGCTTATTGTACCATGCCACCACGGATTTGTTGTGTTTCGTATTTTGTAAATCGCTTCGCGCTCGCTCTAGTGATGTCGAAGATTTAAATTTTTTCGGCTGATCGTAATTATCCTGTTTCGTTTCTTTGATCACCAAATTATCGCTTTCTTTAATTTTCTCGACCTGATTTCGAATCTCGGTCGAATCATCATCATTTTGTACCTCTAACATTGGCGGTTTTAGTAATCGAATTTTCCCGCCATCAAAAAGCTCGTCCGCAGCAGAAATCGAAGGTTCCTCAAGCTGCCCGACTAATTGAAACTCAAAATCAAAATTATCAATTTTCCGCGAATTTTTAAAATTGGACCCGTCTCGTTTTCCTTCCCCCGAAAACGGAACATTTAACAATGATGTACCAACGTTTGCGGGATCCTCAACGAAATTCTCACGGTAAAAAGCCGCAGCCCGTGTCGGACTAGTGGGAGCGCTGAAGTAGTGGTTGCCAAAACGCTGAGGACTCGAAGGGCAACTAACGTATGGTGAATTCGAGGCGCTGTCGAAGACGAAATCTCCGGTAGGAGGCGATTGCGGTGTCATTTTCATTGCCATGTTGTTTTTGCGGGGATGGGGATCACACAAGGTTGAGGAATGTGTTTTTATAGTAGAAGAGAAGTACAAGAAGGTGACAAAATGGAAAATAAGAGGAAATATCGCAGCTGCACACTATTTCACTATACGTTCGTTTTACTCACTTAAATATCGAGTGGAACATGTTTTCTAACGATCATGATGAGTGCAATGACGAAAGTACCCTTGAAATAAATTTTGTAGTGTGTTTATTTAAGTCATCACGGATAAATATTTATATGAAGTACACATTTAATAGGACAGGTAATAAAAAGGGGATTTGGCCTGtagaaaaaatgacaaaaatagccgatttttgaaaaaatttaacaaaaatagcCATTTTGAAAAAAGTGGCCAATTTTGACCGATTGAATATTCCACTGCCAGTTGGAtatcccaatttgtataagatactccactggtagttgggtatttcatatatgggataTTCCACTAACAGTTGGGTATCTTATATAAAAtggatactccactgacagttgggtatcccatcggccaaaattggccaatttttcagaaattggttatttttgtcaattt
Coding sequences within:
- the LOC141702323 gene encoding uncharacterized protein LOC141702323, producing the protein MAMKMTPQSPPTGDFVFDSASNSPYVSCPSSPQRFGNHYFSAPTSPTRAAAFYRENFVEDPANVGTSLLNVPFSGEGKRDGSNFKNSRKIDNFDFEFQLVGQLEEPSISAADELFDGGKIRLLKPPMLEVQNDDDSTEIRNQVEKIKESDNLVIKETKQDNYDQPKKFKSSTSLERARSDLQNTKHNKSVVAWYNKLKLKDLLLFRSISEGHKEKYGMIRKRYKDDVKNSSFRSMESGGSVSSRRRVSAHEWHYTANRAAAEEMRKKTLLPYKRGLLGCLGFHAPVVHELSKGFGSYVLRES